The Gemmatimonadales bacterium DNA window CCACCCGCCCTCCCTGCGAGGCGCGCGCCGAACGTATGGCGCCTCTCGGGGCCGGCCGTTTCATTGAACGCGGCCGCTTCGCGACGCAACATAAGCCAGTAGCCCTGTAGCCCCGGCACCCGGCCGGGCTTCCTGGCGGCGTGGAGGCCAAAGAAATCCGTGCCGCGGTCCCAGCGGTTGAAGCCGGATTTCACTACCCGAACCGGACGTACGAAGAATCCGTCCAGCGTCCAGGCCCGGATGGTGGCCGTCCCACGGGCACCGTCGAAGGTCCGGCGCGTGTTGGTCCAGTCGAGCGGGCTCACCAGCCGCTGCCTGCCGAAGAGCAGTTCCTGGCGGCCGGCGCGCGCGGTGATTCCGACGTCGGCGGCGAGAGGGAGCGACACCTCGAGATACGCGTTCTGGACATCGATGTCGTCGGCGTCTACTGGGCGCCGGCCGCCGGGCAGGTTGCGGTCGGTGAGCACCGCGCTCTTGGCCTCCACGAACGCGCGCAGCCGTTTGCCGAGGTGCAGGTCCGCGTTGAGCAGGACCCGGTTCAGGACGAAATCGTCGTCGTGGTCGAGCGCAGCGTCGAAGCCGAAGTTCCGCCAGCTTTCGACCCGAGCGCGAAGCTGCGCGCCGAAGCCGACCCACACCTGGCCCTGCCGGCCGAGCGGAATGCGCTTCAAGGGCTGCGCGGCCGCCTGAGCCGGACCGGTTTGCTGAGCCGTCGACGGTGCAGCCGCCACCAGCATCCCCGCCAACCCGGCCATGACTCGCGCGAGGCGCATCATCAAGGACTGCCTAGCGCGGCGGGCGCCCCTGGGCAGGCCAACCGGATGAGGGACCTTCAGCACGGACGCTCCGCGCCGCGCCGATAGTAGTACCACCAGTTGATCCAGAGATTCACCGCGTAGAACACCGCAGCGCCGTAGAAGAAGAACTTCGGGGAGCCCAGGCTGGTAATCGTCAGCCCCACGAGGCTCGCAAAAACGAAGGGCCCGTAGGCGGCCACCGCCGCCGTCCACCCGAGCACACCCCCTGCCTGGCGCGGCGAGTGGGCAAAGATGATCGGTATCTGTCGAAAGGTGGACGCGTTCCCCAGCCCCGCAAAGAAGAACAGCCCGAGCATCAGCGCGACGAACCGGGGGAACTCCTGCAACGACGACGGATCCAGGAACGGCGCGATCGCCAGCGCGCAGGCCACCAGGCCGAACCCGCTGATCTGCGTCAGGATCCCGCCGCCAAACCGGTCGCTCAACGGTCCGCCGATCACCCGGATGGCGGACCCGATCAGCGGACCGAGGTACGCGTACCTAAGCGGGTCGGGGGCGTTCGGGAAGTCGCCGTACAGCGACATGATGAGTAACGGGAAGACGGCCGAGAGCCCCGAGAACGAGCCGAAGGTCATGATGTAGAGGGACGTCATCAGCCAGGTGTGCTTGTCCCGGAAGATGTCCATCTGCTCCTTCACGGACGCCCTGATCGGCACGCTCCGGAGGAACACCCACGCCAGCAGCGCGACGAACAGGAGCACCGGTACATACCAGAAGGTCGCGTTCTGCACCCATATGGGCTTGCTCACTTCGCCGGCCGTGAAGGTCTGGGGGTCGCCGGCCAGCGCACCGAGGGCGGCGAAGCCGATGATCCAGGGCGTGACGAATTGCGTTAGGCTCACTCCGAAATTGCCGATGCCGGCCTGGATTCCGAGGGCTGTGCCCTGCAGCCGCTTGGGGAAGAACAGGCTGGTGCTGGGCATGAACGAGGAAAAGTCCCCCCCGCCGAACCCCGCGCTGAACGCGAGCAACAGGAACACCCAGAACGGCGTCTCGGGATTCATCACGGCCAAACCGATGCCGACGCAGGGGATGAGCTTGAGCAGAGTCGCGATCGTGACGACCCGCCTGGTTCCGAAGAGCGGCACCAGGAAGGTGTGAACGATGCGCAAAGTTCCGCCGGCCAGGCCCGGAATCGCCGCCAGCCAGAAGAGCTGCATGGTGTCGTACTTGAAGCCGATGCGCGGAAGACGCACCACGACGGCGCTCATCACGAACCAGGTGGCGAAGGAGAGCACCAGCGCGATCGTCGTGATGGTCAGCGTCTGCCACGCGATCGTTCTTCCCTTGCCAAGCCAGAACTCCGGGCTCTCGGGCTCCCACCGCTCCAGCCAGGTGGATTTCACGCCGCATCTCCGCCGCGCACCACGCAACGTCCCTCGCACCGCGCCGCGCCCTCCTGGCCGGGGAAGAGCGAGCATTCGCGTACGACGACCTCCAGGTCGCTCCCCCGGACGGCCACCACTCTCACGCGCGCTTCCACCGAGTGTACCGGGCAGCGGACGCGCAAGGACAGAGGGACGGGTGCCCCTCCCCACTCGACGTGCGTCGCCACCTCGGGCGCGCGTTCAGCCATCATCCGCCGGATCACGAGGTGCATCCACCCGAGCGAGGTCAACGAGATGCCGAACAGGAACATCCAGCTCGTGGTCCAGATGCCTGTCGCGTCGAGCATGTAACCGAACAGAATAGGACCAACGAATCCGCCCAGTCCGCCGATCACGCCAACCATCCCGCCGACGGTGCCGACGTCCCTGGGGAAGTACTCGGGGATGTGTTTGTAGACCGCCGCCTTGCCGATGCCCATCAGGATGCCGATCACGAACACCAGCCCCGTGAATACGCCGATGTTGGCCTGGAAGTAGATGTGCGTGACGCCCCGAGCCAGGAGTTGTCGCTTGGCGACCGCGTCGCCCGGCCGCACTACCGGCTCCTGCCACGAGACGCTGGTGGGCCAGATCAACGCGCCTTCCCGCTCCGGCGTACCCGGTCCGCGCCGCCGCAGCGGGTAGCGTGCACCATCCACCTCGATGGCGTCTTCCTTCACTTCGGTGATGGTACCGGCACGGGCGGCCATCACGCCCTCGCCGGGTGACTGGATGTCCATGCGGGGCACCACCAGCAGCAACGAGGCGGCGGTGCATCCGCCGAGGACCCAGTACATGACGGTTCGTGCGCCGAGGCGGTCGGACAGCCAACCCCCGAGCGCCCGGATGACGCCGGACGGGAAGCTGAAGATGGAAGACAAGAGGCCCGCCGTCACGACGGTCAGGGCATACACGTTGACGTAGTAGGGGATCAGCCACTGCGAGAGGGCGACGAACCCGCCGAACACCAGGAAGTAGTAGAACCCGAACCGCCAGACCCGTACCGACCCGAGCGGCTCCAGGCGCTGGCCGAGGGTGCGCACCACCTGCTCTTCCGGCTTGCGCGGAAACGTGGCGAGCCAGAACAGCACGGTTGTCACCACCAGGGCCCACGCGTACATCCGCGGAAGCAGTCGCCACCGCTCCAACTCCACTCCGCCCCGCGTCAAGAGCCCGAGCACCGATGGTGCGATCATCGCGGTGATCGCGGCCCCGGCGTTCCCCATGCCGAAGATCCCCAGCACCGTTCCCTGCTGGTGCCGCGGGAACCACACCGAGGTGTACGCGATCCCCACCGCGAAGGAGGTTCCCGCCAGACCGAAGAAAAGCCCGCCCAGCAGGAACGCCCAGAAACTGTCGGCGAAGCTCACCAGGTACACCGAGACGGCGGCGATCAACATCACCCCGGCGAAGATGGGACGCCCGCCGTAACGATCGCTGAGCATCCCGGCGGGGAGGCGGAAGATCGATCCCGAGAGCACCGGGATCCCGATCAACCACCCCATTTCCGTCTTGCTGAACGCGTACAGCTGGCGGTCCATTAGGTAGGTGACCAGCACGCCGTACATCATCCACACGGCGAAGCACACCGTGAACGCCACGGTGTTGGCGGTAAGGACGCTGATCGCTTTTGCACGGTCGGTCATGACAGGCCCGCCCAAGAGACTTATCGTTTCCGGAGGAATGCGGTCAAGCTCAGTCGTTGGTTGGCCGCGTCCTGGTCCAGGCCGCGTTCGGGTCTCGAATGGTCTTCCGGTCCCAATTCCAGATGACCTGCTGATAGGGTCGAGCGATGTAGTGCAACGGCGCTACCACGAAGTGGACGAGTCGCGTGAAGGGAACCATGAAGATGATCGCGAATGCGCCGACGATGTGGAGTTTGATGACCCAGGGCAATGCGAAGACGGCATCAGTCTCGGGACCCAGCGTGACCAGCGACCACAGATAAGGTGAGAGATCGGCCGCAAACCACGATGAGCCCCAGCGAAAGCCCAGCGCGATCCAGCATCCCAGCACCACCTGGGCCAGCAGGAGCAGCTCGATGGCGATGTCCGTCTTGCTGGTAACCGCGCGGATGCGTGGATTGGTGAGCCGCCGGTACATGAGTGACACCAGGCCGGCGAGCACCGTGAGCCCGAACGCGAAGGCGGTTACCTCGAGGACGATCAGGCGCGCCGGGATGCTGTTCCAGGCGAGTGTCGCCTCCGGCAAGAGGAACGCGGTGAGGTGCCCGACGAACACGACCAGAATCCCCAGATGGAAGGGGACGGAACCCCAGAAGAGCCTCTTCCCCTCGAGGAACTGCGACGAGAGCGACGAGACGGTGAAGCCCTCGCGCCGGTACCGGTAGGCGACACCGACCACGAATACGATTACCGCCGCGTACGGAAACACCACGAAGAGAAGAACGTTGAGCGCGTTCATGGCGTCCCCCCCGACTGGGCCGGGCGGCCCTGGTTGGCTTCGATTTCGAGCTCGCGCCCGATGTAGTGCAGGAAATCGTTGTCCCGCTCCGGTGGCTTCCAATCAGAGAGGCCGAAGTCCTGCTTGAGCACCTCCCGAACAGCCGACAGGGGTTGTCGGAAGATGGTGCCTCGCTCACCGGAGGAGGCGATCAGGGTCTTGAAGTGTTTCTCGTACAGTGCGTTTCGGTGTTCCATGTGCCTGGGACCGAACTCTCCGATCATCCTCTCAAGCGCCGGATGGAGGATCTGTTCGGCAAACTCCGCCGCCAGCTCGCGGTCCGCCCACCGGGCCATCAATCGCAGGACGTTCGGCAGGTGGTCCGGAAGCTCGCTGCCGCAATCAATTCCGGCCTCCCGCTGCTCGCGGCCCAGGTTCACGAGCAACTCACCCCTCTTGTAGTCGTCCCCGAACATGACGTAGCCGACGCCCAGGGTCGTAATCGACTGGACATCGAAGGTCCGCGTAAAGATCTCCTGAACCTCGTCCAGTGCTTCCGGCGTGAAGACCCCACCCTCTGTCGGGAGAGCCCGGGCAAAGGCGTCGATTTCGGCCGCCGCGAGCACATGCCGGCCCGCCAAAACGTCGTAGACGCTCTGGACCCGGGACGGGTAGTCCCACCCGGGGTAATCGAAAAGCGCAGCCACGGGCTCGTAATGGCTGAGGGAATGCACGCTCACGATCCCCTCTCCGCCGATCCACCCTTGAACCCGAAGCCCGTACTGCCCCTCACGTCGCCGGTGAACTCCAGCATCTCGATGGCCTGCTCCCGGTGAGCGGCCGGAATCACGAAGCGATCGTCGAACTTCGCCAGGGAGGTGAGATAGTAGATGTCGTCTGCCATTTGCGAGGTCAGTTCGGTGTCGGCGAGCGCCGCCGTCACCGTTCCGGCCTCGACGTCGCCCACGGTGACCTGGCGGCGATGCAGCCGCACTGCCATGAGTTTCTTCAGTCGATCCGCGACCGCCTTGGTGTCACCCGCGCTGAAGAGGTTCGCCATGTACTGGAGCGGGAATCTCGCGTCGTCGATCGTGCCGAAGAGCGCCTCGGTGGTCGTGTCGTAGAGCCAGCTATCAGGCCAATACTTCGCCTTGACGTTCAGCTTCTCGGCCTGCCCGCCGTTGTCCACGTCGGTGACGGATGCCATCACCGGCAGCAGCGGTGGAACGTAGAACAACATGGGAAGCGTGCGGAATTCCGGGTGAAGCGGCAGCGCCAGGTGCCACACCTTCACGAACTTGTACACCGGTGACTTCTGCGCCGCGTCGATGGTGGAATCGGCGACTCCGTTGGCTTTCGCGGCGGCTATGACCTCGGGGTCGAACGGATCGAGGATCAGCTCCAGCTGGCGGCCGATCACATCGGCATC harbors:
- the narI gene encoding respiratory nitrate reductase subunit gamma, whose protein sequence is MNALNVLLFVVFPYAAVIVFVVGVAYRYRREGFTVSSLSSQFLEGKRLFWGSVPFHLGILVVFVGHLTAFLLPEATLAWNSIPARLIVLEVTAFAFGLTVLAGLVSLMYRRLTNPRIRAVTSKTDIAIELLLLAQVVLGCWIALGFRWGSSWFAADLSPYLWSLVTLGPETDAVFALPWVIKLHIVGAFAIIFMVPFTRLVHFVVAPLHYIARPYQQVIWNWDRKTIRDPNAAWTRTRPTND
- a CDS encoding MFS transporter, encoding MTDRAKAISVLTANTVAFTVCFAVWMMYGVLVTYLMDRQLYAFSKTEMGWLIGIPVLSGSIFRLPAGMLSDRYGGRPIFAGVMLIAAVSVYLVSFADSFWAFLLGGLFFGLAGTSFAVGIAYTSVWFPRHQQGTVLGIFGMGNAGAAITAMIAPSVLGLLTRGGVELERWRLLPRMYAWALVVTTVLFWLATFPRKPEEQVVRTLGQRLEPLGSVRVWRFGFYYFLVFGGFVALSQWLIPYYVNVYALTVVTAGLLSSIFSFPSGVIRALGGWLSDRLGARTVMYWVLGGCTAASLLLVVPRMDIQSPGEGVMAARAGTITEVKEDAIEVDGARYPLRRRGPGTPEREGALIWPTSVSWQEPVVRPGDAVAKRQLLARGVTHIYFQANIGVFTGLVFVIGILMGIGKAAVYKHIPEYFPRDVGTVGGMVGVIGGLGGFVGPILFGYMLDATGIWTTSWMFLFGISLTSLGWMHLVIRRMMAERAPEVATHVEWGGAPVPLSLRVRCPVHSVEARVRVVAVRGSDLEVVVRECSLFPGQEGAARCEGRCVVRGGDAA
- a CDS encoding nitrate/nitrite transporter, which produces MKSTWLERWEPESPEFWLGKGRTIAWQTLTITTIALVLSFATWFVMSAVVVRLPRIGFKYDTMQLFWLAAIPGLAGGTLRIVHTFLVPLFGTRRVVTIATLLKLIPCVGIGLAVMNPETPFWVFLLLAFSAGFGGGDFSSFMPSTSLFFPKRLQGTALGIQAGIGNFGVSLTQFVTPWIIGFAALGALAGDPQTFTAGEVSKPIWVQNATFWYVPVLLFVALLAWVFLRSVPIRASVKEQMDIFRDKHTWLMTSLYIMTFGSFSGLSAVFPLLIMSLYGDFPNAPDPLRYAYLGPLIGSAIRVIGGPLSDRFGGGILTQISGFGLVACALAIAPFLDPSSLQEFPRFVALMLGLFFFAGLGNASTFRQIPIIFAHSPRQAGGVLGWTAAVAAYGPFVFASLVGLTITSLGSPKFFFYGAAVFYAVNLWINWWYYYRRGAERPC
- a CDS encoding alginate export family protein; protein product: MMRLARVMAGLAGMLVAAAPSTAQQTGPAQAAAQPLKRIPLGRQGQVWVGFGAQLRARVESWRNFGFDAALDHDDDFVLNRVLLNADLHLGKRLRAFVEAKSAVLTDRNLPGGRRPVDADDIDVQNAYLEVSLPLAADVGITARAGRQELLFGRQRLVSPLDWTNTRRTFDGARGTATIRAWTLDGFFVRPVRVVKSGFNRWDRGTDFFGLHAARKPGRVPGLQGYWLMLRREAAAFNETAGPERRHTFGARLAGRAGGGRAEYDVEAAYQWGSLGAGTISAAMFGGELAYTVVPVPGRPRFHAGLDYASGDGSAGGDVETFNQLFPLGHAFLGYIDVVGRQNVVALNAGVGIKPVESLQADVTAHHFRRASTNDGLYHAGGGVERAAGVTRAATVGSELDVTLTWRLGQHVAGLVGYSRFVPGPFIEETGAAENIRFVYGSLQLTY